The following are from one region of the Poecilia reticulata strain Guanapo linkage group LG7, Guppy_female_1.0+MT, whole genome shotgun sequence genome:
- the LOC103466972 gene encoding protein-serine O-palmitoleoyltransferase porcupine-like: protein MDLSTRLMMWQELAVSCGFTTLHQSLQQVWRLLLLCLICRVCFRLGVSSAVKHVASTLVGMYGLFLFLELHMVWVLLLSIICYLSLLLCRHSSNKGLFLSVVILVYLLIGELHFFDMGTWNKIRGSQMVVAMKVISLAFELDRRKDNNLPCPAEFLGYVFFVGTVVFGPWISLSSYKNALNGPKLSYLWLYSSLVRLVKSQICLLVSTCIAPYLFPFFVPIYGNSVTQKWLRAYENAVSFHFSNYFVGHLSEGTSMLAGAGFTEEKDNIHWNMRIVKPLSVEMPRSMVLVVISWNIPMSQWLKTYVFKTSVKLGTFPAILVTYTASALLHGLSFHLGAVLLTLGFITYVEHVLRKKLAYILSACILSRPCASDCSHRHKKNAWVLLLNLVFSLLVVFHLTYLGSMFDPGSDEQEVEEGYAAIHTIQRWSELNWASHWVVFACWIFYRLIQ, encoded by the exons ATGGACTTAAGCACCAGGCTAATGATGTGGCAGGAGCTGGCGGTGAGCTGTGGCTTCACTACGTTACATCAGAGCCTGCAGCAGGTCTGGcggcttcttcttctctgtctcATCTGCAGGGTCTGCTTCAGGCTAG GAGTCTCATCAGCGGTGAAGCACGTCGCGTCCACGTTGGTCGGGATGTATGGCTTGTTCCTGTTCCTGGAGTTGCACATGGTGTGGGTGCTGCTGCTCAGCATCATCTGTTACCTCAGTCTCCTGCTCTGCAGACACTCTAGCAACAAAGGCCTCTTCCTCTCAGTGGTTATCCTCGTCTACCTTCTCATTGG aGAGTTGCATTTTTTCGACATGGGAACCTGGAATAAAATACGAG gTTCTCAGATGGTGGTGGCCATGAAGGTCATCTCGCTGGCCTTCGAGCTCGAcagaagaaaagacaacaaCCTGCCATGCCCTGCTGAGTTYCTTGGCTATGTTTTCTTTGTGGGCACTGTTGTGTTTGGCCCATGGATCAGCTTGTCAAGTTACAAAAATGCACTCAATGGTCCAAAACtg AGCTACTTGTGGCTGTACAGTTCCCTCGTCAGACTTgtaaaaagtcagatttgtcTGCTGGTGTCGACCTGCATCGCTCCGTATCTTTTCCCTTTCTTCGTGCCAATATATGGGAACTCTGTCACACAAAA GTGGCTGCGTGCTTACGAGAATGCAGTGTCCTTCCACTTCAGTAATTACTTCGTGGGTCATCTCAGCGAAGGCACCAGCATGTTGGCAGGAGCAGGTTTCACggaagaaaaagacaacatCCACTG GAATATGAGGATAGTGAAGCCCCTGAGTGTGGAAATGCCTCGCTCCATGGTGCTGGTGGTGATATCCTGGAACATCCCGATGTCTCAGTGGTTAAAAACCT ATGTGTTTAAGACGTCAGTGAAACTGGGAACCTTCCCTGCAATCCTAGTGACATACACAGCCAGCGCCCTCCTGCAT ggCCTGAGTTTTCACCTGGGAGCTGTTCTGCTCACACTGGGATTCATCACATATGTTGAACATG TTCTGAGAAAGAAGCTTGCATACATCCTTAGTGCCTGCATTCTGTCCAGGCCCTGTGCGTCTGACTGCAGCCATCGACACAAGAAG AATGCTTGGGTGCTGTTGCTGAATCTAGTGTTCAGTTTGCTGGTCGTCTTCCATCTCACCTACTTGGGCTCCATGTTTGATCCTGGATCTGatgaacaggaagtagaagaG gGTTACGCAGCAATCCATACCATTCAGAGGTGGTCCGAGCTGAACTGGGCGAGCCACTGGGTCGTTTTTGCTTGCTGGATTTTCTATCGTTTAATTCAGTGA